A single window of Providencia alcalifaciens DNA harbors:
- the arcB gene encoding aerobic respiration two-component sensor histidine kinase ArcB, which yields MKVLRGLAQYYVDLMMKLGLVRFSLLLASALVVLAMIMQMAVAIFLRGQVDSLDMVGSIFFGLIITPLAVYFLSVVVEQLEESRQRLTRMVDKLEVMRKRDAELNTQLQGNIEQLNLEILEREKAESAHLELLEQLKQEMKYREQTQIEFEQQSVLLRSFLDASPDLVYYRNENNEFSGCNRAMELLTGKSEKQLVGLTPLDIYDEEIAAKVMETDEKVFRHNVALTYEQWLVYPDGRKACFELRKVPFYDRVGKRHGLMGFGRDITERKRYQEALENASREKTTFISTISHELRTPLNGIVGLSRILLDTKLTKEQSSYLKTIHVSAVTLGNIFNDVIEMDKIERRKVQLDNQPVTLPEFVNDLENLSGLLVQPKGLKFVMDVAHGLPKTILTDGTRLRQILWNLIGNAVKFTQKGEVKLSIWREADDKLFFQVKDSGIGIPKDELDKIFAMYYQVRDSAGGRPATGTGIGLSVSRRLAQSMGGDIRVESDIGHGSTFTLSIIAPEVEAEIEEQQQHEDDYPLPALHILLVEDIELNVVVACSVLENLGNTVDVAMTGKDALEMFAPGEYDLVLLDIQLPDMTGLDISKQLKQQYDKDDLPPLIALTANVLKDKKEYFDAGMDGVLSKPLSVPALTQVIEQFWGENASSNDKHEEQVDMAEVDESILDCEMLEQYIELVGPKLIYDGLEVFEKMLPGYLAILDSNMVAKDQKGIVEEAHKIKGAAGSIGLKNLQKLAQQIQSPELPAWWDNVQEWVDELKQDWKSDIETLRNWVDGRTKK from the coding sequence ATGAAAGTACTTCGCGGTCTTGCACAATACTATGTTGACCTGATGATGAAGCTAGGCTTAGTGCGTTTCTCTTTGCTTCTCGCGTCAGCGTTAGTTGTGCTCGCCATGATAATGCAAATGGCGGTAGCGATTTTTCTTCGAGGACAAGTCGATAGCCTCGATATGGTCGGCTCCATTTTCTTTGGCTTAATTATTACGCCATTAGCCGTTTATTTTCTTTCGGTGGTGGTAGAACAATTAGAAGAGTCCCGTCAACGTTTAACGCGCATGGTTGATAAACTCGAAGTGATGCGAAAGCGTGATGCGGAACTGAATACTCAGCTTCAAGGCAATATTGAGCAACTTAACTTAGAAATTTTAGAGCGTGAAAAAGCCGAAAGCGCTCATCTTGAGTTGTTAGAGCAACTCAAACAAGAAATGAAATACCGCGAACAGACTCAAATTGAGTTCGAACAGCAATCTGTTTTACTGCGTTCATTCCTCGATGCTTCCCCTGACCTTGTTTATTATCGTAATGAAAATAATGAGTTTTCTGGCTGTAATCGAGCAATGGAGCTACTCACCGGTAAGAGTGAAAAACAGCTAGTCGGTTTAACGCCTCTGGACATTTATGATGAAGAAATTGCCGCCAAAGTGATGGAAACGGATGAGAAAGTTTTCAGACACAATGTGGCATTAACCTATGAACAGTGGTTAGTTTACCCAGATGGGCGAAAAGCCTGTTTTGAGCTGCGAAAAGTGCCATTTTATGATCGTGTAGGGAAGCGTCACGGGCTAATGGGGTTCGGGCGTGATATTACCGAGCGTAAGCGCTATCAGGAGGCGTTAGAGAACGCCAGTAGAGAGAAGACTACCTTTATTTCTACTATCAGCCACGAGCTTCGTACGCCGCTTAATGGGATTGTGGGGCTTAGTCGCATTTTACTGGATACTAAGCTTACCAAAGAACAATCGAGCTATTTAAAAACTATTCACGTCAGTGCCGTCACCTTAGGCAATATTTTTAATGATGTGATTGAAATGGACAAAATCGAGCGTCGCAAAGTCCAATTGGATAACCAGCCTGTGACATTGCCCGAATTTGTGAACGATTTAGAAAACTTAAGCGGGCTACTGGTTCAGCCGAAAGGTTTGAAGTTTGTCATGGATGTCGCTCATGGCTTACCTAAAACTATTCTGACGGATGGAACTCGTTTACGCCAAATTCTGTGGAACTTAATCGGTAATGCGGTGAAATTCACTCAGAAAGGTGAAGTTAAATTAAGCATTTGGCGTGAAGCGGATGACAAGCTGTTTTTCCAAGTCAAAGATAGCGGCATCGGTATTCCGAAAGATGAATTAGATAAAATCTTTGCTATGTATTATCAAGTTCGTGACTCCGCCGGTGGACGTCCTGCAACGGGAACGGGGATTGGGCTTTCTGTATCCCGTAGGTTAGCACAAAGTATGGGTGGTGATATCCGCGTGGAAAGCGATATTGGGCATGGTTCAACATTTACATTGTCGATTATAGCCCCTGAGGTTGAGGCTGAAATCGAAGAGCAGCAACAGCACGAAGATGATTATCCATTACCAGCGCTCCATATCTTACTAGTAGAAGATATTGAACTAAATGTGGTTGTGGCGTGTTCTGTGCTGGAAAACCTTGGTAACACGGTTGATGTTGCAATGACAGGTAAAGACGCGTTAGAGATGTTCGCACCTGGGGAATATGACTTAGTTCTACTGGATATCCAACTTCCTGATATGACGGGGTTAGATATCTCTAAACAGCTTAAACAACAGTATGATAAGGATGATTTACCACCATTAATCGCTCTGACTGCGAATGTCCTCAAAGACAAGAAAGAGTACTTCGATGCGGGGATGGATGGTGTTCTGAGCAAACCATTATCGGTTCCTGCGCTCACTCAAGTGATTGAGCAATTCTGGGGCGAAAATGCATCTTCAAATGACAAGCATGAGGAGCAAGTGGATATGGCTGAAGTTGATGAGTCAATTTTAGATTGTGAAATGTTAGAGCAATACATTGAATTAGTTGGACCAAAACTGATTTATGACGGCTTAGAAGTATTTGAAAAAATGCTACCAGGCTATTTAGCGATTCTCGATTCCAATATGGTGGCTAAAGATCAGAAGGGAATTGTTGAGGAAGCTCACAAAATCAAAGGTGCCGCAGGTTCAATTGGACTAAAAAATTTACAGAAACTTGCTCAGCAGATCCAATCCCCTGAATTACCAGCATGGTGGGACAATGTGCAAGAGTGGGTTGATGAGTTAAAGCAGGATTGGAAATCAGATATAGAAACATTAAGAAACTGGGTGGATGGCCGCACAAAAAAATAA